GCTTTACTGATGTTTTTATTCTATCTTACAGCTGCCATTCTTTCCCCTTCTCCCCTTTTATCTTTTCCCTAATCTACTTTATTCTTTTTTTATCTTTATATATTAAAAATATAAAGCTTACAATAAACAAATTTAATCATTTCTAAGGCATTTTAATGTTTAAATAATATTTAATTTACTTTCAGCTCCCCTTGTTTTCTTTATTTATTCTCTCATCTCATTCTTCTTTAATTAAAAAGTAATCTATTACTTTTACCAAACGTCACATTCCAACAAATTTTAAACAATAGATTACTTTTTAATTATTTACTTAGAGCAAGCACTTAAAAGCTATTAATAAAATAATTATGCGAACTAATTATTTTATTAATAGCTTGAAATAGCGTCTTATACTACAGAACCCTAATCGAGATACTCTACTCACAATAGCTTCGTCTTATTTATCATACACAGTTTGCATCTGGGTTTATAAAAGAATTTTCTGGCCTGAAACTAAAAAAAGTTATTGTACCTTTCCATAAGCTTTATTGCTTGCACAAAATTCATCTAAAAACACATCCCTTGCTATGCAAGATCATTTAAGGTATTGCTAAAGCTATCAGCACTTACTTGTATCTTTATTTGCTGAACAATTTCCATCTCTATCAGTTGTTTAACCAAACCTGAATAGCCAAGCTCTACTAATTTACGTAACGTATCAACGGTGCAGCCTTAATATTATTTAAAAACAGATTATTGACAATATAAAAATATTATTGATATACTAAAAAAATAAAGTACAAATATTAAACAATATTCAGGGAAAAACAATGAAAAAATTAATTCTTACTTTTCTCTTACTACCACTTTCTGTAGTAGCCATGATAGACAAGCGGTATCTTGCGTCACGAGTACGAATCAGTGTTGAACTCCGGAACACAGTTGAAGCAGGCGATGTGCAAGGTGTGCAACAATTGCTCCTATTGTTAAAGCCAACAGCAGAGGACATACATACCTTTAATAAGCTTGCGCATGACAAATACACTCAAACCCACCGTGATGTATATAAAAAAGTAGGTCAAGCCTTAAGAGATTATTACATTAGAACATTTTACAACAAGCCTTAAGAGATTATTACATTAGAAAATTTAAAATAAATAAGGGCAGCCTAAGACTGCCTTTTTCTATATTATAAGCCAGTGTTTAGTAATTTTTCTTATTTTTCTGATTTACTTTACTTGAGACGAAAGAAATTACTATATAGTAATCTTTTAATCCTTTTTTTTTATATTTATTTAGAGCAAAATCCATAACCTACTGCCAATAATTATGCGAAGCAATCTTATGTCATTTGCATTCAAGCGTCCATACTACTAGCAATGATGAAGAAGTGCTATTCGTTTGAACTTTTTGTATTGTATAGCACTAAATCTAAAACAGTTAGCTCTCTATTTATTTTTTAAGGTAATTATTGAAATACTAACGAAAAAAGACTAACCTTATTTCAATATACATCACGTTTTTGAAATAAAGGTATTATTAAATGCGCACTACTGGATCTTATACAACTTTAGGCTCTACCCATTATTTTATTCCCTTTGCACTACCCCCTCACGATCCCCCTTTACATCTCAATAACACTATTATAGAACTTTATGGTGAAGTTATGTTGTATTTAGGTAGACTTAATGAAATAGCTTACAAGATACCCAATAAAGAGCAATTCATTAAGGCTTATATTATTAAAGAAGCAATATTTTCCTCTGCTATTGAAGGTATACATACAACAGTTTTGGATATATATACACAGCCTCTTTTAGACACTAAAGTAAATAAAAATACTCAGCTAGTACTCAACTATATGAAGGCCGTTGAACATGCTCTTTTTCTCTTGCACAGCGAGGGCTTACCTCTTTCATCTCGCGTACTTTTAAGCACACATACCATACTCTTAAGCTCTGGTGAAGGCGAAAAAGCTAATCCAGGCAATTATCGAAAGCAAACAGTACGTGTAGGCAACTTAATACCAGCACCTCCAGAAGAAATACCCTCTCTTATGTCTCAGCTTGAGCAGTATATTCACTACGACACATCGCTTGAAATAATTAAGTCTGGTCTTGCGCACGTTTATTTTGAGACTGTTCATCCATTTCTTGATGGTAATGGACGCATTGGAAGACTGCTTATAGTACTTATGCTCATACAAAGCAAGATGCTTTCAGAGCCCATTCTCTACCCTTCTTACTATTTTAAAAAACATCAATTAGAATACTACCAAAAGCTAGATGAGGTAAGAACTAAAGGCGATTATGAAGGATGGATTATTTTCTACCTAAAAGCACTTAAAGAAAGCATGATCGATGCTTACAGAAGAATAAATGATATAGATACCTTAAGAAATACCTATATAGAACGCATTAACAATCACCGCTTTAGCGCTAAAGCAAATATACTCAGACTTAAAAGCCTTACTTTACTCTTTGGTTCTCCTATTATAAGTATTCCTTTACTTGCAGAAGAGCTTGCTGTCTCTTATAATACAGCTAATCAAATTATAAAAGATTTTATAGCAATGGACATTTTAGAAGAAAATAGAACTTCAAAAAGAAATAAGCTTTTCACTTGTCAACAGTATTTAAATGCGTTAGAACATGAGTATGAATAATTAATTAGATAGTCCCTAGCGCTGATAGGCAATGCACCTAAAACTTATTTGAAAAATATACTAGTATACAGAGCTCATTAACTCTTGGCAGTAGCAAATAGCTTCAAAAATAGTTTTTCTTATGCTCTTTTTTCAGCTAGTCGTGCTTTAAGCATTTTTAATAACGTTGTTTTTATACAATTTACAACACTATCTTTATCTACTTGACTTGATGGAACATAGTCAAATAAAGTATAAGCTTGATGATCTTTTCTAACTATAACGGAAACATCGGCACCAGAGCGCAGTAATAGTTGTATAGAAATACATGCTGAAGCTCCTAAAGTAACTGCATAATGTAAGGGTGATAACTTATGAGCATCTTTGGCATTAACAACTTCATAAGAAAGATTTTGAGAAAATGCTGCACGTAAGATTGGAAGTATAAGTTTTATGTTATTGCTTCGCACTGCCATATGCAGGGGCGTAGAAGTATCTTCAGGTATAATTTTAGTTATATTAGCACCACTTTTTAACAGCACCTCTAAAACCTCAGCACGTTCATGTAGTAGTGCATAATGTAAGGCAGTCCACCCATCAATAGATGCATCTACGGGGACGCCTATAAAGAGAAGAAATTGTACGCTATTTAAATTGTTTTTTGCTACAGCTGCATGCAAAGCTTTTACCAAGACCTTTTTATCACTAAGCATAGCATAATTATTTGAGCTAATAAGAGTTTGCACTTGGACACTATCACCATCTAATGCCGCTTTAAGCAATGGATCCATAGCCTTTAATAAGCAGGGAAACAAAAGAACTAGTAAAAATAAATGTTTTTTCATAGGTTTCACCAAAATAATAATATTAAATGTTATATGTATAATTAATAATATTTTATATTTTTATATTTGTCAAAAAAATATCTCTATTTAAATTTGTAATATATAACTAAGTATTACTAAAACAAAGAGCTACAAGGTTGAGTAACTTCTTAAAAATATAAGAAGCCTTTGGCATTAGTTTGAGCATAATAAATAGCGATTTGTTGCGCTAGTGGATAAGGTATAGCAATGCCAACAGCACAACTAGCTTCTTTAATTAGCTTTTCTATACGTGCCTTACCTAGGGCATATTCACTTAACTGTTTACCTATACTTTGATAAATCTTATCGCCTGTCTGCTTATAAAGACTTTGTAGAAGTTGATTATAGCACCCTAAATCTTGCACAGTTAATACTACCTTTTGCAATGCCTTTTTTACTAAAATTAAATGGCCAAGCCTAATTGCTGTATCTATCACTTCTTTGGGGCTAGTAGCCATTCTGCTTTCTAGCATCATGTACTGTTTAAGTACATCTATTATATCTGTATTGCCTAGACTCATGGCCCAAGACAGGGGAGTTTCTTTATTCCAACTAGGAGCATGAACATCACTATCTGCATCCGTATTGAGCAATAGCTTAACTATAGCCGTAGAGCTTTTAAAAACAGCGGCATGCAATGCCGTCTCATTGAATGTATTAGTAATATTAACATTTACATGAGCTTCTAATAATAACTTTACTGATTCTTTATGATCATAATTAACAGCAATATGTAGTGCCGTATTTCTTGTAACATTTTTAACTACTGCATTAACATTGCAACCAGCATCTAATAACACCTTTATTATACCTGAATGGCCTTGCTGCACAGCCTTATGCAGTGGCATATACCCAGAATCATCACTCGTATTAACATTGGCGCCCGCATCTATAAGCTGTTTTACCTGCAGTATATCGTTATTGTGCACAGCATTGAATAACTCCTTATCGAAAGAGGACTGGTTGCTCATCGCCTGAATTGAGCAATAAGC
This window of the Candidatus Dependentiae bacterium genome carries:
- a CDS encoding ankyrin repeat domain-containing protein, whose protein sequence is MKKHLFLLVLLFPCLLKAMDPLLKAALDGDSVQVQTLISSNNYAMLSDKKVLVKALHAAVAKNNLNSVQFLLFIGVPVDASIDGWTALHYALLHERAEVLEVLLKSGANITKIIPEDTSTPLHMAVRSNNIKLILPILRAAFSQNLSYEVVNAKDAHKLSPLHYAVTLGASACISIQLLLRSGADVSVIVRKDHQAYTLFDYVPSSQVDKDSVVNCIKTTLLKMLKARLAEKRA
- a CDS encoding ankyrin repeat domain-containing protein, whose product is MKQLMYCIVILTAYCSIQAMSNQSSFDKELFNAVHNNDILQVKQLIDAGANVNTSDDSGYMPLHKAVQQGHSGIIKVLLDAGCNVNAVVKNVTRNTALHIAVNYDHKESVKLLLEAHVNVNITNTFNETALHAAVFKSSTAIVKLLLNTDADSDVHAPSWNKETPLSWAMSLGNTDIIDVLKQYMMLESRMATSPKEVIDTAIRLGHLILVKKALQKVVLTVQDLGCYNQLLQSLYKQTGDKIYQSIGKQLSEYALGKARIEKLIKEASCAVGIAIPYPLAQQIAIYYAQTNAKGFLYF
- a CDS encoding Fic family protein; protein product: MRTTGSYTTLGSTHYFIPFALPPHDPPLHLNNTIIELYGEVMLYLGRLNEIAYKIPNKEQFIKAYIIKEAIFSSAIEGIHTTVLDIYTQPLLDTKVNKNTQLVLNYMKAVEHALFLLHSEGLPLSSRVLLSTHTILLSSGEGEKANPGNYRKQTVRVGNLIPAPPEEIPSLMSQLEQYIHYDTSLEIIKSGLAHVYFETVHPFLDGNGRIGRLLIVLMLIQSKMLSEPILYPSYYFKKHQLEYYQKLDEVRTKGDYEGWIIFYLKALKESMIDAYRRINDIDTLRNTYIERINNHRFSAKANILRLKSLTLLFGSPIISIPLLAEELAVSYNTANQIIKDFIAMDILEENRTSKRNKLFTCQQYLNALEHEYE